TCGTCGGTCGCTTCATATTTGGCAAGGGTGCCGGCGCAGGTGGCGGTGGCGGTGGCGGTGGCGGTGGCGGTGGCGGTGCAGGTGCAGGTGCAGGTGCAGGTGCGGATGCGGGTGCGGGTGCGGGTGCGGGTGCAGGTGCAGGTGCCGGCGTCCGCGTCGCGCTGAGGCAGATCCGCGTTCCCAGGTCCGGCAGCTCGATCACATCGCGCGGCAGGGTCACGGTGATCCGGCAGGACCCATCGGCCCCTCGCGCCTCGATGTGATTGACCTCGCCGGCGCCGCCGACCAGGCCGGTGATGAAGGCCTTGCCCTCCATGCCCACCGGGAAGCTGCGGCTGGCACCCACCACCTGGAGCTCCGTGCCGGGCGGCAGCGGCTCGCCTTGTTCGTCGACCACGCGGAAGGTCGCCGTCAGGCTGTGCTGGATCGGGAAGCGGATCAAGGCCGCGCTGCGGGCCGCGGGGGTGACTTGCAGCTCCAGGGTCTCGATCTCGGCATCCAGCGGCAGATCGTCCGCCACCACGCCGACCCGGTTGACCTGATAGCCCCGCAGCGCCGGCAGGAAGGCCCGGCCTTGCGCATCGGTGCGACCCACGAGCTGGTTGTCGTGCATGACACCCACACCGGGCTGGTCGCCGACCTGCACCACGGCGAACCCGCCGTCGATGCGCCGGCTGGCATAGACGTCGCCCGCCATCCAAGCGAGCCCGCCCGAGGCGCCCGCACGCACATCGGTGCGACCGGAGAGCCGCGCCACGCCCCCGTTGAGCGCCACCCGGTTGTTCTGCCATTGCGCCTGTGCCTGCTGACGCCCGCCGGACTCCGCCAGCAGCTGATAGCCCAGTCCGGCGCCTACCGGGGGGTTGTCCTGCAACTGCGTCTGCCACACATCGCGCGAGGTCTGCCCGCCGCCCCGTTGACCCTGCCAGGCGGACGACAGGCTGCGGTGGTCGTCCAGCAGCAGGCTCCAGAAGACCGACATCGCGGTGCCGCCTCCGCCCCCCACCTTCAGCGCGGACAGCCCCACATAGCCCCAGCGCCCCAGCGGCCTGCCGGCATTGAAGGACCACAGCCGGGACGACGGCAGCGTGGGCTGCCCCGCCACCAGCGCACGCTGCGGCGAGCCCTGGTGCACCACGCCCAGGCCCAGCCCCCATTGCTTCCATTGGGTGCCCACGGAAGCCGACACGCTCCATCGCGGCGACACCGGCTGACCCAGCTGAACAAAACCGCGACTGGCCCGCCGCAGTTGCATGCCGCCGCTCCAGTCCATGCCCTGACGCTCCAGCCCGACCGCAGCCAACCAGCCCCGTCGAGCGGCAGGATCGTCGCTGCGGCTGGCCACGCCAGACAGATTCACCGTGCCGAGATCGCGCACCAGCCACAGTCCCGAGGCGCCGACGGCTTGCTGCGTGCGACTGAGCTCGCTGCGCCACTCCTGGGTGAAGCGATCGGTCACACCCTGCCGCCAAGTGCCCAGGCCGACCG
The Roseateles amylovorans genome window above contains:
- a CDS encoding fimbria/pilus outer membrane usher protein; this translates as MWRWATRRSEIGLWLLTVPWAAAAQSAPPSTPEALQRALERLAAERAAAQPPRFGETLLLGLRINGVAQPQTVRAVRLPEGLAMPQALWEELKFRPPARAPRMIDGELHMILGDGPAEVLRWEIEELSQTLVINAPPQAFSDQQLELARAVTRVTLPSQLGLFANYDLQWQRRLGGQGTFDGLMEFGGLTPAGDVQHQQLYRSDGGWVRLDTRWTMDRPEHLTSLRLGDSISQPGTWGRAMRLGGLQWSTDFSLRPGFLSFPLPTLKGEAALPSTVDVFVNNSQRLQGRVQSGPFDITDLPLVTGQGEIRTVVRDLLGREQVVTQPYYISPSLLKPGLVAHSVELGWLRQNYGLDSNRYGRAVGLGTWRQGVTDRFTQEWRSELSRTQQAVGASGLWLVRDLGTVNLSGVASRSDDPAARRGWLAAVGLERQGMDWSGGMQLRRASRGFVQLGQPVSPRWSVSASVGTQWKQWGLGLGVVHQGSPQRALVAGQPTLPSSRLWSFNAGRPLGRWGYVGLSALKVGGGGGTAMSVFWSLLLDDHRSLSSAWQGQRGGGQTSRDVWQTQLQDNPPVGAGLGYQLLAESGGRQQAQAQWQNNRVALNGGVARLSGRTDVRAGASGGLAWMAGDVYASRRIDGGFAVVQVGDQPGVGVMHDNQLVGRTDAQGRAFLPALRGYQVNRVGVVADDLPLDAEIETLELQVTPAARSAALIRFPIQHSLTATFRVVDEQGEPLPPGTELQVVGASRSFPVGMEGKAFITGLVGGAGEVNHIEARGADGSCRITVTLPRDVIELPDLGTRICLSATRTPAPAPAPAPAPAPASAPAPAPAPAPPPPPPPPPPPPPAPAPLPNMKRPTTSMTSVPSLSTRTTRLSPLQWKPSTIFVSASAPTHSPAPAPAPAPVPVPIPPVALPVAAVFKETT